TGCCTGTGCTTCCTTTTGTCCCACAGGCGCTCTTTATGTTGTCCGGCCGGAAATGGAGGTTCACTTTGACGGTTCGAAGTGTATTGTTTGTGAAAGTTGTTTAGATGTTTGTATGGCGCGGGCCGTCGAAGTTCGTTTTTAGTTTGCTTTAGGAGAGTACAATGGATTACCTGGAGAGAACTTATCGGAACCGGGTCGGGGGGAAGGGCCTGGTTTCTTTTCATGTCTGTTCTAAAGAGTCTGACTTGTTGATCAGCGTTGACCGGGCCAGCTTCAATTCTAGACTCCAAAAGATCGCGCTTTCTTTGCTCAACAGTAACCGGGAACAACTGGAAAAGTTTCTGGCGCGGGAACCCGCCTTTGGCCGGGCGCTCGAGCCTTACTTCGTTCCTCCGAAGGCCCCCCGGCTTGTGAGGATGATGGCCGGGGCGGCGGCACGTGCCGGGGTGGGGCCAATGGCCGCTGTTGCAGGAGCAATTGCAGAAGCGGTCGGCCGGGGGCTGCTCCGGTACGTAGAGGAGGTTATTGTGGAGAACGGGGGGGATATTTTTTTAAAAACCCTCTCTCCCAGAACAGTGGGAATTTTTGCGGGCACCTCTCCCCTGTCGGAAAGGGTTGGACTTTTAATCCAGCCATGCTCCGGCTTTTACGGGATTTGCACCTCATCCGGGACCGTAGGGCCTTCCCTGAGTTTTGGACGCGCGGATGCTGCGGTTGTGGTAAGTTCGACGGCGGCCCTGGCAGACGCCGTGGCAACTGCCCTGGGGAACAGGGTGCAAACCGTGACGGATTTTCCGTCCGCGCTTTCCTTTGCCTGTCAAGTTAAGGGTATCCTGGGCGCAGTGGTAATCCAGGGGGAAAAACTGGGTGCGATGGGAAATATCGAACTGGTTCCGCTGGCCAGGTAACTGATAAATTGCGTGAATTGTTGAGTTTTGGTACAATTTTTCTCGGGGGTGTCCTTATGGGGGGCAAAAATCATGAGGCGGAGCTTACCCGGTTACTGGTAGATTGGCTCCGGCAAAGGGGCGAAGAGGCAAAAACCACAGGGGTGGTTTTTGGCTTGAGTGGCGGCATTGATTCTGCGGTGGCCGGAGCTTTATGTAAAAGGGCTTATCCTGACAGCTCGCTGGGACTTATCTTGCCGTGCCACAGTATTCCCCAGGATGTGCAGGATGCCGAACTTGTAGCAAAAACCTTCCAGTTAGAAACTAAAACAATCAAGCTGGATCAAATTTACGATAGTTTAAAAGCAAAGTTGGATGTTCCTCCAGATGAAGCCCGAGCCGGGTTTTGCCGCATGGCCCTTGCCAACTTGAAACCGCGGCTTCGCATGCTGGTTTTATATTACTATGCAAATATCAACAATTACCTTGTTGTGGGCACCGGCAACCGGAGTGAACTTACTGTAGGCTATTTTACAAAGTACGGAGATGGAGCAGCCGACCTTCTTCCTCTAGGAAACCTTGTCAAGGGCCAGGTTAAAGCTCTAGCTGCTTACCTGGGTGTTCCGGAGAAAATTATTTCAAAGCCGCCCAGTGCAGGTTTATGGGAAAATCAAACTGACGAAGGGGAAATGGGGATTTCTTACAACCAGCTTGATCGATATCTTTTAGAGGGTGAAGTGCCTCCTGAAATAAAAGAAAAGATTGAGGAAATGAGGAATCGAAGTGAACATAAAAGGAGGATGCCGCCTGTTCCGCCTTTTTAAAAAACCTGTTTGAGAGGTGTTAGATCATGGCCGGTCACTCCAAGTGGGCTAATATTAAACACCGGAAGGCGAAGGTCGATGCGCAGCGGGGTCGCATCTTTACAAAGCTGGGGCGTGCCATCATTGCCGCGGCCCGTCAAGGGGGCGGGGATCCGAACGTGAACCAGGCCCTGAAACTTGCCGTTGCTCGAGCACGTGAAATGAATATGCCCATGGAAAACATCAACCGGGCGATCATGCGGGCGACGGGTGAAATGGAAGGAACCAATTTTGAGGAAGTTACTTATGAAGGCTACGCTCCCGGTGGCGTAGCTCTTCTCTTGCAGATTTTGACGGATAACCGGAATCGGACGGCTTCAGAGATCCGTTATTTGTTCTCCAGGCACGGCGGAAGTTTGGGGGAGACAGGCTGTGTGGCGTGGATGTTTGAGATGAAAGGGTTTCTCGTAATTCCCAAAGAGAACATTCCCGGGGACGAGGAAGAATTAATGCTTTTTTTGATCGAAGCAGGCGCCGAAGATGTCAAAGAAGAAGGAAGCACCATTGAAGTAGTGACCGCACCCCAGGATTTAGAAAAGATGAAGGAGGTCCTTTCGGAACAGGGGATTAAGTTTTCGCTTGCCGAGGTTACGATGGTACCCAAGACCACGGTTCCGCTTACCGATCCTGAAACTGTAGAAAAGGTCTTGAAACTTATGGATGCCTTAGAGGACCACGATGATGTTCAACACGTTTACGCAAATTTTGATATTCCAGAGGAGCTTCTGAACCGGCTTGACCAGTAACAAAAAAAAAAAAAATAACAAGTTGGATCATAATTTTTGCCTGAATGGAAATATCTATAAGTAAAAACATTAGGCAAAGGATTGTTGGTGATGCTAAGTAAAGGGTACCGGATTCTTTTATATGGGTTAATACTGGTGGCCGTAGCCGGTAGTTTGCGCTTTCTGCAAGAACAGGTGACTCTGAGACGCCCCCTTTCTCCCGGGACGGAAATCTCCGTCAGCACCGTTTACGCTCTCTGCAACCACGAGGTTAAATCCCGCGCCGAACTGCCTCAAAAGAAAGAGATGTCTTTATTGGATTTACGCCAGGTCTATCCCCCCCGGCAGGGTTGGCGTTCGAAGTTTATTGGAAACACCCTGATTTTTACCCGGACGGATGAGGAACTATGCCCGGCATGCAGGAAGAAGACTCACCTTGGAGAAAAGGGGGGGTATGTGGCTGTCATGCGGGGTCCCGCCGGGATCAATGGGGGAATTGTAAAAGTTACAAATATTAAAATTATAAGCCTTCCCCCGGAGCTGCAAGAGCGGGTCCGGGCAGGAGATCTGGATTTGCCGGACGAAGAGGCTTTACTTCAGATTTTAGATAGCCTTGATGAAGGCGCAGGCAATTCCTGAATCAGTTCCCTAAGGGAGACGCGGTATCCACCAGGAGAACCCTGGTGGTTTTATATTTCTTGGGACGGTAAAAAGAAAAAGATCCGGCCTTTGATGGGGAATTTGTAATAAAATCTGGTATAATTAGTTCAGGATTATCTTTTTTGCGAGGGGTAATATGAAACAGCACCCCCTTCCTGGCATTGCCCCGGCCGGGCCGGCTCCAAAAACGAAGCTGGTATTAAAAGGTTATTTATGCGCTGCGGGATTTTTGTTGATCTTGTGTGGAGTTGCAGTTTTCGTTGCCTGGAGCCTGGGCCGGGGGTTTTGGTTTCCCATCGCAGTTTATTTCAAGAACGAAGCTTCTCCGTCTCCGGCTTTTACCCTGGTGGCGAGCGGTGACGTCATGCTGGGCCGCCGGGTTGCCGAAGCAATGGAAAAGAGAGGGAATTTTTATCCCTTCGAACAGGTCGCGCCTCTGCTCAGGAGTGGCGATCTAACTTTCGGCAATTTGGAATCTCCCCTTTCCAGGCAGGGGACGCCACTGCCTGGAAAAGGAATCTGGTTCCGCGGTGACCCGGGCGGCGCAGATGCCTTGAAAGCCGCCGGTTACGACGTTATGAGTGTCGCCAACAACCACACCCTTGATTACGACGATCCGGCCTTTCTTGAGACTCTTGCGGTTTTACAGAGAGCGGGGATCGCTGCCGTTGGCGGAGGAAAAAACCACGCCGAGGCGGTACAGGCTGTTCTAAAAGAAATCAACGGGTATAAAATTGCGTTCCTGGCGGCAACGGAGATGGCGGATATCTTTTGGAGCTGGGAGTACCCCCGGACTTTAGAGGCTACGCAGGATCGGCCGGGTGTTGCCGCGCTCCGCAGTGAGCATTTGGAAAATGCTATCCAGTCGCTCAGGGGACAGGTTGATCTTGTTGTTGTTTCTCTTCATTGGGGGACGGAATATTCCGATTATCCAACCCCGGCCCAGCGGAAAACCGCTTACCGCCTCGTGGATGCCGGAGCAGACTTGATTATCGGTCATCACCCCCACTGCTTGCAGGGTGTGGAATTATACAGAGGCTCTCTGATTGCCTATAGTTTAGGAAACTTTGTTTACGACCACCAGCGACGCCCCAAGTGCCAGGAAGGATTGCTCTTGAAAGTGCGTTTTCGGGGGCCCTGGCTTCAGGAGGTCCTGGCCTATCCGGTCCTGATTCAAGACGAACAGCCGCGCCCGGCAACCGGCGGGGATGCAGACCGGATTTTACAGCGAACTGCGGCTCTGACAAAAGAATTAGCAACTTCGCTTGAGATCCGCGATCAGGTTGGAATTGTAAGATTAAAGAATTTTAAACAAGAATGAAGTCAGCACGAGTAAGCCTGAGTGCCGGAAAGGGAGTATATTAATAATGAAAAAACTGGTTATTCTTGACGGAAACAGTCTTGCCCACCGCGCTTTTTACGCCCTTCCTTTGCTTACCACAACGACCGGGTTGTTTACCAACGCTGTTTACGGTTTTACCAATATGTTGCAGAAAGTAGTGCGCTCGGAAAAACCGGATTATCTGGCGGTTGCTTTTGATAAGGGAGGGGTTACTTTTCGGCACCTGGATTACGAAGCGTACAAGGCTCACCGGAAGGGAACGCCGGAGGAGTTGCGCCCCCAGTTTCCCCTGATTAAAAAAATCCTTCGCGCCCTTCGGATTCCTATTCTTGAGGCAGAAGGGTATGAGGCCGATGATTTAATCGGTGCGGTTGTCAAGACTGCCGAGGCCGGGCAGATCGAAACACTGATCGTGACAGGGGACCGGGACATGCTCCAACTGGTTACCGAGAAAACAAAAACTTTGATCACCAGGAAAGGAATTAGCGAACTTGAGCGTTTTACGAAAGAAGGGGTGAAAGAGCGCTACGGAGTCGAGCCGGAACAAATTCCCGATTTAAAAGGGTTAGTGGGAGACCCCAGCGATAACATTCCCGGCGTCCCCGGAATCGGGGAAAAGACGGCGGTCAAACTCCTGCAGGAGTTTGGGAGCATTGAAAACTGCCTCGATCACCTCGAGGAACTCCCGAAAAAGGTTGGTTTGCTCTTAAAAACTTATAGAGATCAAGCAATTTTGAGCAAAAAACTCGCTACGATTGATTCAGATGTCCCCGTTACGTTTCATTTTTCAGATTTAGTTGTGTGTCAACCGGATTACGAAGAACTGGTCAGCGCTTTTCAGGAGCTGGAGTTTAAGACCTTATTAAAAAATATGCAGCCGGAGTTGCCTGCCCTGAACACAATTACCTCTCCCGGACAGAAGTCGAGCCGCTTAATTAAAGAGCCGCGGGAACTGCTTCCTGTGGTTGCCCGAATTAAAGAGGCCGGCCGGGTTGCTGTCAGTATCGACCGGGCTTCCCTTCCCCCTTTGAGGGCTCCTTTAGTCCGCCTGGGGTTAGCCTGGGGAGAGGAAGCAAGTGCAACAGTGGAGCTTTCTCCTCAGCCTGGATTACGAAATGAGATGCTTTCCTGCCTGGGTGAGATCCTTTCCGATCCCGACTGCGCGAAGTGGTGCCACGATGCCAAAGCCGAGATCGTGACTTGTGCGCGCCACGGAGTCGATCTCAGGGGGATTACGGCAGATACAATGCTCGCTGCCTATTTACTGAATCCCTCATCCTCCAATCCTACCCTTGAGGAGATCTCCCTGAAATATCTCAACCAGGTTTTAACCTTTTCTGGCTCCGAACACACTGCGCCTGGGGAGCGGGCTCTGGCTATTTATACCTTATGGCCGGTGCTTGATGCGGAGTTGCAGGCTGCCGGAATCTTTCCGCTTTTTCGGGATCTTGAGTTACCTTTATCTGCGGTTTTAGCCCGCATGGAATTAACAGGGGTCAGGCTGGACGTCGGCCAACTTAAAGAAATGTCGCGGGAATTCGGTCTCCAGTTACAGGCTTTAATAGAAGAAATCTACGATCTGGCTGGTTGCAGTTTTAATATTAATTCACCCAAGCAACTGGGCCACATTCTTTTTGAAAAACTGAAGCTCCCTGTGATCAAAAAAACAAAGACGGGATACAGTACAGATGCCGCCGTTTTGGAAGAGCTGGCCCTCTATCACGATATTGCCGGCAAGTTGCTGGAGTACCGCCAGCTGACAAAGCTCAAGTCCACTTACATTGATGGACTTCAGAATCTGGTTAACCTGGAAACGGGGAAGGTTCATACAACATTTAATCAAACAATTACCGCAACGGGCAGGTTGAGCAGTACAGAGCCCAATCTCCAGAACATTCCCGTCAAAATGGAACTTGGACGAAAAATCAGGCGCGCTTTTGTTCCCTCTACCCCCGGGTGGTTGATTTTGGCCGCAGATTATTCCCAAATTGAATTGAGAATTCTTGCCCATATGTCGCAGGATGAAAGCCTGCTCGAAGCTTTCCGGCGCAGGGAAGATATCCACACCAGGACTGCGGCCGAGGTTTTTGGGGTCGCTCCCGAGGATGTTTCCCCCGATTTGCGCCGGAGAGCTAAGGGAGTAAATTTTGGGATTGTCTACGGGATCACGGATTTTGGTTTAGCCCGGGATATCGGGGTGAGCCGGGAGGAGGCCCATGCCTACATTGAGAATTATTTTTACCAGCACCCGGGCGTCAGGAAGTTTATTCAGGAAACAATTGAACTGGCACGGGAAAGGGGCTATGTAAATACGTTATTAAAAAGGCGCCGGTTTCTCCCGGATATTTTAAGCAGCAACCGGGCCGTGCGCGCATTTGGGGAGAGAACCGCTATCAATACCCCAATTCAGGGGAGTGCTGCAGATATTATCAAGCTGGCGATGCTCCGTATTGACCACGCCCTGCGCGAAAAGGGTTTGCAGGCCCGGATGCTCCTTCAGGTTCATGACGAGCTTGTCTTTGAACTGCCTCCGGCAGAAATCCCGGTCCTTGTTCCTTTGGTGCGCGAGGGGATGGAGAAAGTGATGGAGCTTCGGGTCCCGCTGGAGGTCGAAATTAAAATAGGCCCAAACTGGTACGATTTAGTAAAAGTGGAGGAATACAATGCCTGAACTACCGGAAGTTGAAACCGTCACTTTATCTCTGAGACCAAAGGTTGTCGGACATCGAATCAGCCGGGTTGAAATATTTTTGGAAAAGGTAATCAAAGAGCCGAACCCCGACCGGTTCAAGGAGGAGGTTGCGGGGAGGAAGATCGCCGGTCTCAAACGGCG
The Bacillota bacterium genome window above contains:
- the polA gene encoding DNA polymerase I, which produces MKKLVILDGNSLAHRAFYALPLLTTTTGLFTNAVYGFTNMLQKVVRSEKPDYLAVAFDKGGVTFRHLDYEAYKAHRKGTPEELRPQFPLIKKILRALRIPILEAEGYEADDLIGAVVKTAEAGQIETLIVTGDRDMLQLVTEKTKTLITRKGISELERFTKEGVKERYGVEPEQIPDLKGLVGDPSDNIPGVPGIGEKTAVKLLQEFGSIENCLDHLEELPKKVGLLLKTYRDQAILSKKLATIDSDVPVTFHFSDLVVCQPDYEELVSAFQELEFKTLLKNMQPELPALNTITSPGQKSSRLIKEPRELLPVVARIKEAGRVAVSIDRASLPPLRAPLVRLGLAWGEEASATVELSPQPGLRNEMLSCLGEILSDPDCAKWCHDAKAEIVTCARHGVDLRGITADTMLAAYLLNPSSSNPTLEEISLKYLNQVLTFSGSEHTAPGERALAIYTLWPVLDAELQAAGIFPLFRDLELPLSAVLARMELTGVRLDVGQLKEMSREFGLQLQALIEEIYDLAGCSFNINSPKQLGHILFEKLKLPVIKKTKTGYSTDAAVLEELALYHDIAGKLLEYRQLTKLKSTYIDGLQNLVNLETGKVHTTFNQTITATGRLSSTEPNLQNIPVKMELGRKIRRAFVPSTPGWLILAADYSQIELRILAHMSQDESLLEAFRRREDIHTRTAAEVFGVAPEDVSPDLRRRAKGVNFGIVYGITDFGLARDIGVSREEAHAYIENYFYQHPGVRKFIQETIELARERGYVNTLLKRRRFLPDILSSNRAVRAFGERTAINTPIQGSAADIIKLAMLRIDHALREKGLQARMLLQVHDELVFELPPAEIPVLVPLVREGMEKVMELRVPLEVEIKIGPNWYDLVKVEEYNA
- a CDS encoding CapA family protein gives rise to the protein MKQHPLPGIAPAGPAPKTKLVLKGYLCAAGFLLILCGVAVFVAWSLGRGFWFPIAVYFKNEASPSPAFTLVASGDVMLGRRVAEAMEKRGNFYPFEQVAPLLRSGDLTFGNLESPLSRQGTPLPGKGIWFRGDPGGADALKAAGYDVMSVANNHTLDYDDPAFLETLAVLQRAGIAAVGGGKNHAEAVQAVLKEINGYKIAFLAATEMADIFWSWEYPRTLEATQDRPGVAALRSEHLENAIQSLRGQVDLVVVSLHWGTEYSDYPTPAQRKTAYRLVDAGADLIIGHHPHCLQGVELYRGSLIAYSLGNFVYDHQRRPKCQEGLLLKVRFRGPWLQEVLAYPVLIQDEQPRPATGGDADRILQRTAALTKELATSLEIRDQVGIVRLKNFKQE
- a CDS encoding YebC/PmpR family DNA-binding transcriptional regulator, with the protein product MAGHSKWANIKHRKAKVDAQRGRIFTKLGRAIIAAARQGGGDPNVNQALKLAVARAREMNMPMENINRAIMRATGEMEGTNFEEVTYEGYAPGGVALLLQILTDNRNRTASEIRYLFSRHGGSLGETGCVAWMFEMKGFLVIPKENIPGDEEELMLFLIEAGAEDVKEEGSTIEVVTAPQDLEKMKEVLSEQGIKFSLAEVTMVPKTTVPLTDPETVEKVLKLMDALEDHDDVQHVYANFDIPEELLNRLDQ
- the nadE gene encoding NAD(+) synthase: MGGKNHEAELTRLLVDWLRQRGEEAKTTGVVFGLSGGIDSAVAGALCKRAYPDSSLGLILPCHSIPQDVQDAELVAKTFQLETKTIKLDQIYDSLKAKLDVPPDEARAGFCRMALANLKPRLRMLVLYYYANINNYLVVGTGNRSELTVGYFTKYGDGAADLLPLGNLVKGQVKALAAYLGVPEKIISKPPSAGLWENQTDEGEMGISYNQLDRYLLEGEVPPEIKEKIEEMRNRSEHKRRMPPVPPF
- a CDS encoding UPF0280 family protein; translation: MDYLERTYRNRVGGKGLVSFHVCSKESDLLISVDRASFNSRLQKIALSLLNSNREQLEKFLAREPAFGRALEPYFVPPKAPRLVRMMAGAAARAGVGPMAAVAGAIAEAVGRGLLRYVEEVIVENGGDIFLKTLSPRTVGIFAGTSPLSERVGLLIQPCSGFYGICTSSGTVGPSLSFGRADAAVVVSSTAALADAVATALGNRVQTVTDFPSALSFACQVKGILGAVVIQGEKLGAMGNIELVPLAR